The genomic stretch AAACctaagagagaaattaaaacttaTCTTAAGGTCAGGAAGACTTCTTCACTGACAATTAAGTGGTTAAATGTATAAATCCTAAAGATGTCACACTATTTCCCTTTTTGGTCATGGACTATTCCaggaaaatttaattatataatttttgagGAGTTCCAAGAGTATTCAACCTAAAATGTAAAGTGAAATTGCTCTTAGAAAAATACTGGTTTGATGAAAATAGATTTTAGCTTATTTTAGAGAAATCTGGTTAGCTTCTGACTAGACTTCATTTCAGCACGATCATTACTCAGAGGGCAATCATTCTTTTGTTGAGAAAGggcaaactaaattttaaattaacatcaGAATTCTACCCATAATTACCCAATCAATACTGAAGTAGATGCCACCAAATATGCAAAGATCAACAGAATTTCAGTTACAAaatttggagggaaaaataataagggtataaaaatactgacaaattTAAGCTAGAATTAGCTCCAGgacattttattatacttttattttaaaaggatgaataacTAGAGATCAGCAGAAATGCTGTTAAAACTGTTATTTGCTTAAAGCTGTTCATATTAATGAACAAGAGATTACATCTCTAAGttaaatttcacaaaatgaaatcACTGCCTTCTGATTTAACTTTCAGGGTAAGATGGCAAAACTCAAGCATCAGACTTTTTCTGTccataaacacaaataaaagtcAGCATCAATATAAATGAtaatataaggaaataaacacaTGGTTATGTCTCAAGTCCCATAATATGAGATGATATTAATTCCCATTTATTCCCCTAGAATACCAGAATAATAGAAATGTGAATTCCCCAAATTTCAGGCAATTTagtaactgatttttattttgacaccAGATACTGTGGTGTGAAAAGCCTAAACCCAAATGTTTTCCATGTCAttaagcagagaaaggaggagggggaatcCTCTGCCAAACCTCACCTGCTACTCCATCCTAGACCTTGTTTCTAATTATTCACTCAGTTCTAGCATTTCCAAATTGTCAATCCACCCCACTGAGCCTCACCCCAACTCTTAACTCCTTTTGCAACAAGAGTCTAGTTTCCTTTGTCAACTAATTCCTAATTTTCCAAGAAACTCTGATTTTTCTGATTTCACAATGATCATAAAccattttaaatggaagaaaatgctaTAAcgcttaaaataattaaagtggAGATGAAAACTAGATTACTTTAGTGTTATGGAAGATGCATGTCATGTGCTCTGCAAATATATGGGAAAGTTGTAAGAAAACTCCTAACTACCTGGTATAGTATAATCTTACTTTGATTACTAGTTAGGAcaaaaagggaaggaggcaaaggccataaaacatgcattttttggaaagagaatgGCACTTGAAAATTTCTTGGGAGTTCACCAAGGCATTCTTACATCCATAAGGATTGTCCAACAGTATATCACagttattaaaaaaggaaaggattggGACTCCTGCTTACCACTGAGTTTGGcagaaacatatttatatatttctctcttataATCACCAGTCCTTTAATTAAGGACAATGAGTGTGACCACAGAGCAAAATTAAcgaaaaaatttataaagattcTATGATAGAAGAGAGCTTCACAATCCAGCTTTACTAGATTATGAAACACTCCCTTTACCCACACATTACTTCGTATACCTCTGAAACAtctgaaaaatacttttctgtgACTTACTAGGCTGTAGGGAATGAGCACTTTTAGATACATTACAATTATCTCTAGAAGAATTTGGCATCTTTCTCCCATTAACATTAACTGAATGTTTCAACTGGATCTTAAAAGATGGCtgccagttttcattttttgagccTCTCCGAGATTCTGAATGCTCTATATCAGTCTGTCTTTTGCAGttcctgtctttggaatttttcCTCTGTCCATTTAGCAACTTGTCTGGTGGTGAAGATGTAGGACGTAACTGATACTCATCTGGGGATCCTTTTTGCCGGTttggcttcatttgttctttatctACTTGTTTCTGAAGCTGTAATGCTAACAACCTGTCCTGTTCTTCCTGtttatgtctctcaaaaagtaagcGTTCCAAATCTATCAGTTTTTGGGTAAAattgatttctgtttcctcttggTCTGAGGAAGCTCTGGggaacattttccttctttttgcagAAATGCAGGGATCCCTGACTGCTTCGAATGAAGATTCCtggttttttcttttggaagtatCTTTACTGGTCAGGAGGCAAGAGTCTTCATTTTCTGTCTCAACTGTGTTACTTTCAATTATCTGTGCCATACCTGATATAGTGCATGCGCTCTCTGTTTCTCCAGAGCATGGAACTCTGGCTTCAGGTCCCTCATGATTTAGGACACATAACTCTTTATCATGATTGCTTGGTCTCATTTTGACTTCTGCTTCAAGGCACCACTCTCTACCACTGGCATATAACTGAGGCATAGGTGACTCTACTGAAGACTTTGCACCTTGTTCTTGAACGTCCATGCCTATTTGCGGAGAAAGTGTTGgcatatcttcttcaatttctgtaTCTTGCCTTGTTGGGCTATTTACAATAGTACCGTCAGTTTCctgtagaaaacagaaaaagactgaGTGAACCAGGGGAAAACATCTAGTCATAATATAGAAGTCTAATTATACTGATACTCTAGCTTAATTGTAACTATAAGATAGTTAgcattaagggtgcctgggtggctcagtcagtggattgttcaattcttgatttcagctcaagtcatgatcccagggttgtgtaatcgagccccgtgtcaggatctctgagcgtggagcctgcttaagattccctttCTTGgcgcatctgcgtggctcagtcggttaagcacctgactgtttccactcaggtcatgatctcgtggttcgtgggttcaagcccacatcaggctccgtgttgatggtgcagagtctgcttgggattctctctccctctctctgcccctcccctgctcactcactctctcaaaataaacaaacttaaaaaaaagaaaaagattctctccttctctctgcccttctcctctgcttgtactctctttttaaaaaaaaaaaaaattttttttaacgtttatttatttttgagacagagagagacagagcatgaacgggggaggggcagagagagagggagacacagcccatcagcccagagcccgacacggggctcgaactcacggaccgtgagatcgtgacctgagctgaagtcgggcgcttaaccgactgagccacccaggcgccccatgcttgtactctctcttaaaaagaaaagaaaaacaaaaaaaacaaaaacatagcgTTACTACTAATGATATACATTAATTGTTAATAGTGTTTttattctgggggtgcctgggtggctcagtcagttaaacgtccgactcttgactttggctcaggtcttgatctcacagtttctgagactgagccctgcatgaggctctgcactgacagcacagggcccacctggcattctctctctccctatctgcctctcccctgcttgtgcgcatgagttccctctctcaaaataaataaaaacttcaaaaaaatttttgaaatagtatttttattctgTGTGCCAGTTTAGATTAAGGCATTCCCTCATTTTCACTCCCATGAATACCTACAGATTAAAATGTACAAACTGGATTCTATATATGGCCAATAAACTGGCACTAGGACCTGACCTCTCTTTCACCTTACAAACTTCCTCTAGCCCAGAGGTTTTTAGCCCCTTTTTGTGCTATGGACTCTCTACCTTTCAGCATTTTGGTAAAGTTT from Panthera uncia isolate 11264 chromosome C2, Puncia_PCG_1.0, whole genome shotgun sequence encodes the following:
- the RNF168 gene encoding E3 ubiquitin-protein ligase RNF168; this translates as MAVTQNAIPSLSECQCRICVEILIEPITLPCNHTLCNPCFQSTVEKASLCCPFCRRRVSSWTRYHTRRNSLVNMELWEIIQKHYPKECKLRVSGQESEEIVDDYQPVRLLSKPGELRREYEEEISKVEAERRASEEEENKASEAYIQRLLAEEEEEEKQQAEKRRREMEEQLKNDEELARKLSVNINNFCDGNVLASPLNSRKSDIVTTKSQKKSKNKQTNTGDIQKYLSPKSQFGSASQCEVVQESKKNSMSKETDGTIVNSPTRQDTEIEEDMPTLSPQIGMDVQEQGAKSSVESPMPQLYASGREWCLEAEVKMRPSNHDKELCVLNHEGPEARVPCSGETESACTISGMAQIIESNTVETENEDSCLLTSKDTSKRKNQESSFEAVRDPCISAKRRKMFPRASSDQEETEINFTQKLIDLERLLFERHKQEEQDRLLALQLQKQVDKEQMKPNRQKGSPDEYQLRPTSSPPDKLLNGQRKNSKDRNCKRQTDIEHSESRRGSKNENWQPSFKIQLKHSVNVNGRKMPNSSRDNCNVSKSAHSLQPSKSQKSIFQMFQRYTK